The DNA sequence AGTTGATCGAGTTTTGAGACCTGGTGGCTATTGGGTGCTTTCTGGTCCTCCAATTAATTGGAAGGTCAATTACAGATCCTGGCAGCGTCCCAAGGAGGAACTTGAGGAAGAACAAAGGAAGATTGAAGAGGTTGCCAAGAATCTTTGTTGGGAGAAAAAATCCGAAAAGGGCGAAACTGCTATATGGCAGAAGAAATTAAATGCTGATTCTTGTCGTGCTTCACAAGCTAATTTGTGCGACTCCTCAGATCCAGACAATGCCTGGTATGCTCTTATGCTCGACGCCTTTGCAAAACTGCATTTGAATTCTATGACCTGTATTACAAATACTAGACACACTTAAGGATTCTTATATTGTAGTGTACACGTTAAAATTTGAACTTAAAAACTACATCGATAGAGTGTTAGATCAATTTGCTGGTGAAGTTCATTATTAGTTTGATTACTTTTGTTTTCAAGACTCAAGTATGATATGTATGAAAGaagtataattatatgtatggtGCACTTGTCTCACAAACTGTGTTCTAACCTGCAATCTCCGGGCAATAAGATTTTTGTCGGTACAAAAGAATTATTATAGATACTTTATTTTGGTTTTTTCTGGTAATCAGGTACAAGAAAATGGAGGCATGCATCACTCCATATGCTAAATCAAATGCTGAAGCAGGCGAGGTACTGAAGACATTTCCGGAAAGGCTTTATGCTATGCCTCCTAGAATAGCTAGTGGATCTGTCCCTGGAATCTCTGAAGAGGCTTACTTGGAAGATAACAGAAACTGGAGAAAGCATGTCCATGCTTATAAAAGaatcaataaaattattgaCTCGGGAAGGTATCGAAACATAATGGACATGAATGCTGGGTTGGGAGGTTTTGCTGCAGCATTGGAATCTCCAAAATTGTGGGTTATGAACGTTGTACCCACTTTGGCTGAGAAAAAGACTCTTGGTGTTATATATGAGCGAGGACTGATTGGTATCTATCATGACTGGTATGAATATCTTAAAATTATCCTCTGCCTTGTAACTGTTGTTTATAACTGTTATGAATTCTTAAATACATTCTTTTGCCAAGTAACTGTacgttttaatatataaaacaccTGTATATTGTCATATCTAAAAAATTGTTTCGTAGTTTACTGCAATACTTGTGTTATCACTgtttaagataatatatttgaaaattcgaGTCCTACACTTTTGTGGTTGGATTCGATATTCATCTAAGACAATAGTGGCTGATAGTGTCTTCCTGTTGATATTAACagtttatatttttactaaAGAGCTTATGGCTGCGATGGATTAAAAACTCTATTTATCAAGTAGATTGAAACATTATAGAGAGGTTATGGAGACAAAAGGTTAATTGAAATATAGaataaatttagatattagACATTACAAGCAGCATTTTACTAATTGTTTGTGTTTGGCTATGTCAGCAACTTCATTTCTGTTATAGGCTTGCACGCTCTCAACATTGATCACCCtttttattctattatttttaattttaggctcttatatatatatatatatatattgatcaaGTCCTTTGTGTGGTTCAGGTGTGAAGCTTTTTCAACTTACCCGAGGACTTATGACCTTATTCATGCCAATGGTCTGTTCACTTTGTACAAGGACAAGTAAGTGGTCCTATACTTGTTGCTTGTTAGTTAGCATAATAACTCAAGTGCAACGTACAAACAGCAATATATTAGATAGGAGCTACAGCACACTTATATCTGATTACATTCTAACAGATGTGAGTTTGAAGACATTCTACTGGAGATGGATAGGATTCTTAGGCCAGAGGGTGCAGTCATAATCCGCGATGAAGTTGAAGTACTTGTCAAGGTGAAGAAGATAGTCAGTGGGATGAGATGGGATACTAAAATGACAGATCATGAAGACGGGCCCCTTGTTCCTGAGAAGATTCTTATCGCTGTTAAACAATATTGGGTCACGGGAGAAAACAACTCCACATCCTCGCAGTAAATTCGTAGAATCAATACGGAAAACAACACGATGGCATGGTTTGAAGAAGCAGTGCTTTTGTTTGTATAACACTTTGGTTCATGTATTATTATCTCACCCTTGGCTGTTTTGCTAGAAAAGGCTTATCTGGGAGTGTTAAAGAATAGTCTGGAGTATTTTTGTTGTATGTTTAACCAACAAACTCACGcactttttgataaattaattttttttttatataggctttatgttaaattacattttTTGTGCTGTCTTTTTTATTCCTCTTAAAGTTCTAGTGTTTTTGTTGTTATCTTTTTTATTCTTTCTAGTTTAAAGGCCGCCCCCTACCTTACACATAATACGCATTTAGCATATATTATCGACTAGCTTGGTACAATATTCCCCTACTAGTAGACTAGCTTGGTACAATATTCCCCTACTAGTAGCTGATCCCCATTAAGCACTATATTTACCGACTAGCTTAGCACAATGTTCCTTGATCAGGAGAATACGCATTTAACACTAGATTAACCGACTAGCTTGGCACAATATTCCCAGATTATGACACAATGAACGAATTTGCATTTAGCATCATATTTGCCAACTAGCTTGGCACAATTTTCCCTGACCAGGAGCTAAGTTTAACGCAAGTTACAATTTCGCATTTGGCACCATGTTTACTGCTCAAGGAAGTTCACCGCAAGTTCAGGATTATTTTCAGAAGACCGATCAAAGATGGCTAGACAAATTGAACAGACATCATATGGCTAGACAAATTGAACAGACATCATAAAAGGTGGACATAACATATTTTTTGCTGGCAATCTCCACCATGCAGGTTTTCATTGCCAAATATGTTGATATAAATCTAGGATTCTAAACAGAAACAGAAAGTACATAAATGAAAACCAATGCAACCTTCACGCATAGAGCTCAACAGCTGGTGAATAGGTTACTCAGAACATCACATACCAATAGATAGTGAACATTGACCATTTCTATATAAGCTGCTCATTAAAGTTTAATACAAATAAGCTCAATCATCAACCAAAAACAACATTTGCTACAACCAAGATTGAGAGAAGGCCACAAGAGAAAAGGCCATAAACAAAATCTGGATTCTCAACACATTATGAGGTCCTCATTTCAGGTGTCTAATTCAACATACAAAGCACCAAACAATACAACATTGTGCGTATGTACAAGTTACAGTAATAATTAATCATTGTGGAAGATTGTTAAATAATATTGAAGGGCTATATATTAACATCTTGATCAGCTCTCCTTGTACTCTTTGGCAGGTCGTGCTTCGAGGCCCCCTTCGGCTCTCTTCTGAAGTGCATAAGGCATGTGAGTACCAAGAACTCTATCCCACACAACAAAAAATGGCTGTGAAAAGTTATATTTGGTACCATAACGCTGGTGGTGAATATCATGGTATGCAGAGTTGTTACTAAACAACAGATGGAACGGGTTTCCAGGGAGCCACAACCCGCAATGGTCATCCACTGTTTTAATGGTAGCAAAGGAAAAGAAGAAGATGGAAGTGCGGGGGGACATGCCTGACAAGAGGAAAGACAGAGCTCCACCAACTGTATCCAGGAGAAGTCCCTCGATAGGGTGATTGTATAGAGCTCCAAAAGCATAAGGGACAATAAGACGATGGTGTTGAGAATGTATGTGTCGGTACAAGAACTTATTCTGGTGCATGTATCTATGCATCATATACTGCCAGGTATCCAACACAGCCATTGCAATAAAGAATTGTCTGGCGAGAATAATTAACGAAGACTGCTGCCCTATGGTAGCATCAGTATCATCTCCAGTAACCTGTTAACACAAATACTATTAGAACAGATGAGTTCATCGAGTAGTCCTATGCACACCTTGTGTATCGACAGTGAGCCGTCATGCATAATAGATGCACAGTAATCAAGTCGTACAAGCTTACATAGCAGGTCAATTGAATATGTAACGCTACATTcccatttttttattaatatattaacaaaTTGAATGACATAGTTACCATCCAGATACCACAAAAAGCGATGTGCTTTATGTAGCAAACAAATCAATGTTTTTCTTTGACATAGCAAACTACGAAAAAgtttaatgataaaatatataagaCAGAGGATGACGATACCAATTAAACACACAAGATGAGCTTTATTAAGGAGGATGTGAACTGGATAATCTTTCATTACAGACAAAAGGTATACATACTAGACTAGCAAGAACATTTGGCTATGGTTGTCAGGGAATTTAACTTTGGGGACAAAAGTTTACTATTTCCTTGAGAGTTGAGACTATGTTGGATAATGTcttataaaaaaatgtaaaagcAGATAGTCCatcaatttgattttttttgccaATTTATTCTATGTACTTGATGCAAGCTAAACAACTTACAGTGATATGATATGTTGAACTAATCCTTGTTGAAATTCAAGACTTCACAGAAATATTGGGATACAGATCTGGTAACTATGCAATATGAAGCAAAGAATCATGAAATTTACATATCAAGTAAGCTAAAGAAACCCAATCTACGATGACAAAGTTGTCCAGATTTAGTAGGGTCTTGCATTTGACCTAAGGGTGTACCAATGGGATGGATTTCCAGTTCTATTTCATGTAAAATACATTATCTCGTACCCCAACCCCATTCCAATGGGGTTTCCTCTCTTTTTCCCCACCCAACCGATTTCTACCGGGGGTTCAAAGTGTAGGTACATAAAGATATAtagtcttagagcatctccaacccataTCACCAAAATAGCATAAAAAATTACAGTATTGTAGTGTCAAAATTACACCATCCACAGAACCAACTCTAATCCGTTACTCTATATACTACAACAAAAAGAATCATTTGtctataaaaaaacatattcatCTAACATTCTAATCTTATATAAAAGATTTTGTTGgtatataataacatataaatGGGACATTGAGGGAATAGATTTGTTCTGTTAACAAGTAAAAAGGTATACTTGGCCTCGTGAAAAGCGCCAGTTTGGTTTATAACTTACACCAAATGTAtatttgacaccaaatttggggTCACGCTATTCATTTGATGTACTTCTACACCATTGTAGTGTTGCATTGGAGTTGGTTTTACACCAAAAACTACATTATTATAGAATTTTAGTGTtgggttggagatggtctaaGTAGGTTCTGATGCAAACATGAAAATCTGACATATAACATGTCCTGGAGACATGACTGTCACAAAGTATGTTATTAGCTCATCCCTGTATATCAAAGATTTCATAAAAATTGCATATGCCATTCACCATATAGCAGGACTTCAAACAACACTCTACTAGTTATATCAACCcgaccaatatttctaattttctagagtGTGTTTGTTATCCACAGAACAATGTCAAAACATCATTTTATAATACCACAACTCTTTCTGGTAACTTACATACAGCACAAAGTGTATCACTAACAGCTGTATAACACCATCAAGATTCAAGCCTTCTGCTTACTGACATTCTCTATTTCTCTCACAGCTTCAATCAACACatcacattaaaaaaataataaactacTATAAACATCTGATTACAAAAAGGTGGGATCTTTAATTAGCAAATATTAAAAGTTAAGATCTTTACCAGTACTACAACaataaaaaacacaaaacaaaattacatactcatataaaaaaaatgatacctTGAACAGTATAATGGCAACAACAGCCTGAACAGCCTGTTGAAGAAGAACCCCTTTAACAACAGTAGGCTTTGTGACAAGATTCTTATCACTCTCATCTTGTCTTGAATGCAATCTATAATTATCATAAGATCCAAACATCATATATAAGCCTGAATAAACCCAATACACCACAATGGGCATCACAGTTCCCAATAACTCATCTGAGACACTAAACTCCATTTTCAAGACACACCCTTTTCAAGATTTCCCTCCCCAATAAGTATATATcaatgattatatataattagggtgaATCTAACAAGGGTTTCAAGAAAAATGAGAAGAGCTGAGATGGGCTCGTTGAAACCAATTATTCAAGTTGAAAGTGTTATTgttgtttgtgtttgatttTTATGAGATTGGGTTTGATTTCACAGCAGTTCTATTTGGGGCCGTAGATGAGTTTAAGATTGGTGAGGTGTCAGAAAATGATCTTGTCAATGGCTGTGATGGCCTGGCCTGGTCAAGTGCTTTGTAATAAATCGTTGGCCGACTTTGATTTTGACTCGATGTATATGTGGTTGGAGAATATTCCACGTGATTACaagaaattaaaacaaaatagtaTCATCGAACATTCGGACTTGAATTGTTTTAGGATTTGATTCAGAGTTTTAACACATTTTCATACTCAACTCCCAAATAAGTATACGAATTGAATTCAtcctatatttaattaatttactttatTTCTAGTTTGAGTTATATCTGATAATACAAATTAGGTAttgcaaaaatttaatataaaatgtaaAGATATTTGTCAAAACACCGCCTTTTTGAAGTATGTTTACAATTTTAGCATattctgaaaatatttatagatttgatatttttaaaagtatGTTTAGTAACTTCTTATTTTTCTACTTTGACTGAGTTGAGTCATTTTCTATTAAATCACCGAATATTAGTGATTATGACCACACAATAAGGACAAATATAGACCAAGGTGTAAAAGAAGTTTGAAGATGCTTGGGATTTTGTTATTGCATCTAGTACATTGGACCGTAAGTTTctgaaaaaattgattttaatagGTCTTTGCAAACTATTTCGTATCTCAATCGCAATTTATACACATAAACACATAGTCATACATATAGTGTAACAAATAAATTAGGATTTATAATACTGGGATTTTTCTGTTGATTGGATTTGGGAACAGGATTGGTTCACCGAGAAGCCATCCCTGACAGGACAAAGAGTGAGTTTTGgttggttttatatttaattatagttgATTTACGAGTTGTTTTTGTGATATTGGTATTGATTTCGCAGAGCACTCATTTTTCAACCTTTATAACTACTTGCACTTATTgtgcaattaaatataattttaaacaacctttTTAAAGTTATGTACTTGTATTTGTAGTTTGCATATATAGTTGTTAGCCGTTCTAAATATAGTTGCAAATGTAACATTTGtttttgcatatattttttcctCTTCATTAAATGGTATCTTAATGGTTTTTATCTGGAAGCTTGTATTCTTacaatttttctaataaaattacGGTATTTCTGTAGAAAAAACTTTCTAAGTTTGAGTATTTATGAAAAACACCTGGATTCTAATTATAATTGACTAAGAACATCTTAAAAATCTTATTTAAATGTGTATGTCACATTACATGACACTAAAAAGTCTCTAAAGATATACAAAAATTTGCTTACGACGTTCTTCTTATCTAAAATTTTAGACAACTGATTAtcttatttacaaaatattataatgcaTGTAATGAAATTTCATATTATGCATTATTAtgttatattcaaattttatttataataattaaaatatcttgtttttaaaatataaacagcAATAAGACTACAACagtttgattttatataattattactttTTATATTAGTTGATCATTTATCGTAAGACATACTCATTTAAGAGATACTCATTGCATATTTTGTTATGGATATTTGTTCAAAATACATGATCTCTCTAAAATGAAC is a window from the Daucus carota subsp. sativus chromosome 8, DH1 v3.0, whole genome shotgun sequence genome containing:
- the LOC108199504 gene encoding probable methyltransferase PMT2, whose translation is MAPKLSAGDSRTRSSVSIFIVVGLCCFFYLLGAWQRSGFGKGDSIALEMTKTGADCSVLPNLNFDTHHSGDVGIIDNSGSKVKNIKPCHSRFTDYTPCQDQSRAMTFPRENMNYRERHCPPQEEKLHCLIPAPKGYVTPFPWPKSRDYVPYANAPYKSLTVEKAIQNWIQYEGNVFRFPGGGTQFPQGADKYIDQLMSVIPIENGTVRTALDTGCGVASWGAYLWKRKVIAMSFAPRDSHEAQVQFALERGVPAVIGVLGTIKMPYPSRAFDMAHCSRCLIPWGANDGMYMMEVDRVLRPGGYWVLSGPPINWKVNYRSWQRPKEELEEEQRKIEEVAKNLCWEKKSEKGETAIWQKKLNADSCRASQANLCDSSDPDNAWYKKMEACITPYAKSNAEAGEVLKTFPERLYAMPPRIASGSVPGISEEAYLEDNRNWRKHVHAYKRINKIIDSGRYRNIMDMNAGLGGFAAALESPKLWVMNVVPTLAEKKTLGVIYERGLIGIYHDWCEAFSTYPRTYDLIHANGLFTLYKDKCEFEDILLEMDRILRPEGAVIIRDEVEVLVKVKKIVSGMRWDTKMTDHEDGPLVPEKILIAVKQYWVTGENNSTSSQ
- the LOC108197019 gene encoding sphinganine C4-monooxygenase 1, with the protein product MEFSVSDELLGTVMPIVVYWVYSGLYMMFGSYDNYRLHSRQDESDKNLVTKPTVVKGVLLQQAVQAVVAIILFKVTGDDTDATIGQQSSLIILARQFFIAMAVLDTWQYMMHRYMHQNKFLYRHIHSQHHRLIVPYAFGALYNHPIEGLLLDTVGGALSFLLSGMSPRTSIFFFSFATIKTVDDHCGLWLPGNPFHLLFSNNSAYHDIHHQRYGTKYNFSQPFFVVWDRVLGTHMPYALQKRAEGGLEARPAKEYKES